A region of Nerophis lumbriciformis linkage group LG26, RoL_Nlum_v2.1, whole genome shotgun sequence DNA encodes the following proteins:
- the commd8 gene encoding COMM domain-containing protein 8 produces the protein MATRLAGLPAPECVKLCHKVVDGLCGQEPPRRADYEATWSPGEWLELLNALSAVFRRAVGNNSSDEEVLAGLSEVSSSHSEAVLNVLKARKEDILHALLARTNSVASATLQDFDWQLKMALSSDKISSLQTPLLSLSLDVREDGAFKPVTVETNKEELNTLISALEAANKVVLQLTHNDNVVKY, from the exons CTCTGTCATAAGGTGGTGGATGGACTCTGCGGGCAGGAGCCCCCTCGCAGGGCGGACTACGAGGCCACGTGGAGCCCGGGTGAATGGCTGGAGCTCCTCAACGCCTTGTCAGCGGTCTTCCGACGCGCAGTCGGCAACAACAGCTCCGATGAGGAG GTACTCGCCGGTCTGTCGGAGGTGAGCAGCAGTCATTCGGAGGCTGTTCTCAATGTTCTCAAAGCCAGAAAAGAAGACATTCTCCATGCTCTGCTTGCCAGGACCAACTCAGTAGCTTCTGCTACGCTACAAGACTTTGACTGGCAGCTTAAG ATGGCGCTGTCCAGTGACAAGATCTCCTCTCTCCAGACTCCTCTGCTCAGTCTCAGTCTGGACGTAAGGGAGGACGGAGCCTTCAAGCCGGTCACAGTGGAGACCAACAAGGAGGAGCTGAACACACTCATCAGTGCATTAGAGGCTGCTAATAAG GTGGTGCTACAGCTGACACACAATGACAACGTTGTCAAGTACTGA